One Dromiciops gliroides isolate mDroGli1 chromosome 3, mDroGli1.pri, whole genome shotgun sequence DNA segment encodes these proteins:
- the LOC122750598 gene encoding cytochrome P450 2S1 isoform X2: MALGMGAVSLLLFFLLLLVLLLGFRGRRFSRLPPGPLPLPLLGNLGQLWPGALYPGLLQLSAKYGPVFTVHLGSRPVVILSGYEAVKEALVDQAEAFAGRGKVATLEKTFNEHGVFFANGEQWKYLRKFTTLSLRNLGMGKKEGEEQIQEEARYLVEALENTQGSLLEPSLLLCQAVSNVTCVLLFGSRFDYKDKKFQDVVLAAGGVLKEISSPWGQLCEMFLGPLYYLSDILRYLSAPHSRLTDHLGTLATFVSDQIQQHQEKLEPQAPARDFVDDFLIKMGQEEKAPGSSPTDFLLTAVNLLFGGTVTVSATLSYAFLLLLKYPEIQDRIQEELSQELGRDRAPSLGDRGRLPYTDAFLHEVQRFLALIPMGVPRALTKPTSFRGYDLPQGIEVFPLLGSVLHDPECFERPEEFDPSRFLDADGQFKKNEAFLPFSLGKRICLGEGLARTELFLFFTTILQNFSLESPSPAEALSLRPAIGGFANIPPTFQLRFRPR; encoded by the exons ATGGCGCTGGGCATGGGGgctgtctccctcctcctcttcttcctcttgctgCTCGTCCTCCTCCTGGGGTTCCGGGGCCGCCGCTTCTCTCGCCTTCCCCCGgggccgctgccgctgccgctgctggGGAATCTGGGCCAGCTGTGGCCGGGGGCCCTGTACCCTGGGCTGCTCCAG CTCAGTGCTAAGTACGGCCCTGTGTTCACTGTGCACCTGGGCTCCCGACCAGTAGTCATCCTCAGTGGTTATGAGGCCGTCAAAGAAGCACTGGTGGACCAGGCAGAGGCATTCGCTGGTCGAGGGAAAGTGGCCACACTGGAGAAGACCTTCAATGAGCATG GTGTTTTCTTTGCCAATGGGGAGCAATGGAAATACCTTCGGAAGTTCACTACCCTCTCTCTAAGAAATCTGGgcatgggaaagaaggaaggagaagagcaaATTCAAGAGGAAGCCCGCTACCTGGTAGAAGCATTAGAGAACACCCAAG GGTCCCTGTTGGAGCCTTCTCTCCTCCTGTGTCAGGCCGTCTCTAATGTCACCTGCGTCCTCCTCTTTGGGAGTCGCTTTGACTACAAAGATAAGAAATTCCAAGATGTGGTGCTTGCTGCTGGTGGTGTCCTGAAGGAGATCAGCTCTCCATGGGGGCAG CTCTGTGAGATGTTCTTGGGTCCCCTCTACTACCTGTCAGACATCCTTCGCTATCTCTCAGCTCCCCATAGCCGGCTCACAGATCACCTAGGCACCTTGGCAACCTTTGTCTCAGACCAGATCCAGCAGCACCAGGAGAAGCTGGAACCTCAGGCCCCTGCCAGGGACTTTGTGGATGATTTCTTGATCAAAATGGGCCAG GAAGAAAAAGCCCCAGGGTCTAGCCCCACAGATTTCCTGCTGACTGCTGTGAACCTGCTCTTTGGGGGGACAGTAACAGTCAGTGCCACACTCAGCTACGCCTTCCTGCTCTTGCTTAAATACCCAGAGATCCAAG ATCGAATCCAGGAAGAGCTGAGCCAAGAGCTCGGACGTGACCGGGCCCCCAGCCTGGGAGACCGTGGGCGTCTCCCCTACACTGATGCCTTCCTGCATGAGGTTCAGAGGTTCCTGGCCCTCATCCCTATGGGGGTGCCCCGTGCCCTCACAAAGCCCACTTCTTTCCGGGGCTATGACCTGCCCCAG GGCATTGAAGTCTTCCCACTCCTGGGCTCCGTGCTACATGACCCGGAATGCTTTGAGCGTCCAGAGGAATTTGACCCGAGCCGCTTCCTAGATGCTGATGGCCAATtcaagaaaaatgaggccttCTTGCCTTTCTCCTTGG gAAAGCGCATCTGCCTTGGGGAAGGCCTGGCCCGCACCgaactcttcctcttcttcaccaCCATCCTCCAAAATTTCTCCCTGGAGAGTCCATCCCCAGCAGAGGCTCTGAGCCTCCGGCCAGCCATCGGTGGTTTTGCCAACATTCCTCCAACCTTCCAGCTTCGATTCAGGCCCCGCTGA
- the LOC122750598 gene encoding cytochrome P450 2S1 isoform X1, which yields MLTWPLLIVRPGPGGVRGKGVWRSRYHRSCGTGRQTAPGAHRETEAQRGSRTCPESSCELQLSAKYGPVFTVHLGSRPVVILSGYEAVKEALVDQAEAFAGRGKVATLEKTFNEHGVFFANGEQWKYLRKFTTLSLRNLGMGKKEGEEQIQEEARYLVEALENTQGSLLEPSLLLCQAVSNVTCVLLFGSRFDYKDKKFQDVVLAAGGVLKEISSPWGQLCEMFLGPLYYLSDILRYLSAPHSRLTDHLGTLATFVSDQIQQHQEKLEPQAPARDFVDDFLIKMGQEEKAPGSSPTDFLLTAVNLLFGGTVTVSATLSYAFLLLLKYPEIQDRIQEELSQELGRDRAPSLGDRGRLPYTDAFLHEVQRFLALIPMGVPRALTKPTSFRGYDLPQGIEVFPLLGSVLHDPECFERPEEFDPSRFLDADGQFKKNEAFLPFSLGKRICLGEGLARTELFLFFTTILQNFSLESPSPAEALSLRPAIGGFANIPPTFQLRFRPR from the exons ATGCTCACGTGGCCTCTGTTGATAGTCCGGCCAGGCCCTGGTGGGGTGCGGGGGAAAGGTGTCTGGAGGTCACGGTACCACAGAAGCTGCGGAACTGGGAGGCAAACCGCTCCTGGTGctcatagggaaactgaggcacagagagggtcaaggacttgcccagagtcctcCTGTGAGCTGCAG CTCAGTGCTAAGTACGGCCCTGTGTTCACTGTGCACCTGGGCTCCCGACCAGTAGTCATCCTCAGTGGTTATGAGGCCGTCAAAGAAGCACTGGTGGACCAGGCAGAGGCATTCGCTGGTCGAGGGAAAGTGGCCACACTGGAGAAGACCTTCAATGAGCATG GTGTTTTCTTTGCCAATGGGGAGCAATGGAAATACCTTCGGAAGTTCACTACCCTCTCTCTAAGAAATCTGGgcatgggaaagaaggaaggagaagagcaaATTCAAGAGGAAGCCCGCTACCTGGTAGAAGCATTAGAGAACACCCAAG GGTCCCTGTTGGAGCCTTCTCTCCTCCTGTGTCAGGCCGTCTCTAATGTCACCTGCGTCCTCCTCTTTGGGAGTCGCTTTGACTACAAAGATAAGAAATTCCAAGATGTGGTGCTTGCTGCTGGTGGTGTCCTGAAGGAGATCAGCTCTCCATGGGGGCAG CTCTGTGAGATGTTCTTGGGTCCCCTCTACTACCTGTCAGACATCCTTCGCTATCTCTCAGCTCCCCATAGCCGGCTCACAGATCACCTAGGCACCTTGGCAACCTTTGTCTCAGACCAGATCCAGCAGCACCAGGAGAAGCTGGAACCTCAGGCCCCTGCCAGGGACTTTGTGGATGATTTCTTGATCAAAATGGGCCAG GAAGAAAAAGCCCCAGGGTCTAGCCCCACAGATTTCCTGCTGACTGCTGTGAACCTGCTCTTTGGGGGGACAGTAACAGTCAGTGCCACACTCAGCTACGCCTTCCTGCTCTTGCTTAAATACCCAGAGATCCAAG ATCGAATCCAGGAAGAGCTGAGCCAAGAGCTCGGACGTGACCGGGCCCCCAGCCTGGGAGACCGTGGGCGTCTCCCCTACACTGATGCCTTCCTGCATGAGGTTCAGAGGTTCCTGGCCCTCATCCCTATGGGGGTGCCCCGTGCCCTCACAAAGCCCACTTCTTTCCGGGGCTATGACCTGCCCCAG GGCATTGAAGTCTTCCCACTCCTGGGCTCCGTGCTACATGACCCGGAATGCTTTGAGCGTCCAGAGGAATTTGACCCGAGCCGCTTCCTAGATGCTGATGGCCAATtcaagaaaaatgaggccttCTTGCCTTTCTCCTTGG gAAAGCGCATCTGCCTTGGGGAAGGCCTGGCCCGCACCgaactcttcctcttcttcaccaCCATCCTCCAAAATTTCTCCCTGGAGAGTCCATCCCCAGCAGAGGCTCTGAGCCTCCGGCCAGCCATCGGTGGTTTTGCCAACATTCCTCCAACCTTCCAGCTTCGATTCAGGCCCCGCTGA
- the LOC122750598 gene encoding cytochrome P450 2S1 isoform X3 — protein MGKKEGEEQIQEEARYLVEALENTQGSLLEPSLLLCQAVSNVTCVLLFGSRFDYKDKKFQDVVLAAGGVLKEISSPWGQLCEMFLGPLYYLSDILRYLSAPHSRLTDHLGTLATFVSDQIQQHQEKLEPQAPARDFVDDFLIKMGQEEKAPGSSPTDFLLTAVNLLFGGTVTVSATLSYAFLLLLKYPEIQDRIQEELSQELGRDRAPSLGDRGRLPYTDAFLHEVQRFLALIPMGVPRALTKPTSFRGYDLPQGIEVFPLLGSVLHDPECFERPEEFDPSRFLDADGQFKKNEAFLPFSLGKRICLGEGLARTELFLFFTTILQNFSLESPSPAEALSLRPAIGGFANIPPTFQLRFRPR, from the exons atgggaaagaaggaaggagaagagcaaATTCAAGAGGAAGCCCGCTACCTGGTAGAAGCATTAGAGAACACCCAAG GGTCCCTGTTGGAGCCTTCTCTCCTCCTGTGTCAGGCCGTCTCTAATGTCACCTGCGTCCTCCTCTTTGGGAGTCGCTTTGACTACAAAGATAAGAAATTCCAAGATGTGGTGCTTGCTGCTGGTGGTGTCCTGAAGGAGATCAGCTCTCCATGGGGGCAG CTCTGTGAGATGTTCTTGGGTCCCCTCTACTACCTGTCAGACATCCTTCGCTATCTCTCAGCTCCCCATAGCCGGCTCACAGATCACCTAGGCACCTTGGCAACCTTTGTCTCAGACCAGATCCAGCAGCACCAGGAGAAGCTGGAACCTCAGGCCCCTGCCAGGGACTTTGTGGATGATTTCTTGATCAAAATGGGCCAG GAAGAAAAAGCCCCAGGGTCTAGCCCCACAGATTTCCTGCTGACTGCTGTGAACCTGCTCTTTGGGGGGACAGTAACAGTCAGTGCCACACTCAGCTACGCCTTCCTGCTCTTGCTTAAATACCCAGAGATCCAAG ATCGAATCCAGGAAGAGCTGAGCCAAGAGCTCGGACGTGACCGGGCCCCCAGCCTGGGAGACCGTGGGCGTCTCCCCTACACTGATGCCTTCCTGCATGAGGTTCAGAGGTTCCTGGCCCTCATCCCTATGGGGGTGCCCCGTGCCCTCACAAAGCCCACTTCTTTCCGGGGCTATGACCTGCCCCAG GGCATTGAAGTCTTCCCACTCCTGGGCTCCGTGCTACATGACCCGGAATGCTTTGAGCGTCCAGAGGAATTTGACCCGAGCCGCTTCCTAGATGCTGATGGCCAATtcaagaaaaatgaggccttCTTGCCTTTCTCCTTGG gAAAGCGCATCTGCCTTGGGGAAGGCCTGGCCCGCACCgaactcttcctcttcttcaccaCCATCCTCCAAAATTTCTCCCTGGAGAGTCCATCCCCAGCAGAGGCTCTGAGCCTCCGGCCAGCCATCGGTGGTTTTGCCAACATTCCTCCAACCTTCCAGCTTCGATTCAGGCCCCGCTGA